The following are from one region of the Myotis daubentonii chromosome 2, mMyoDau2.1, whole genome shotgun sequence genome:
- the DUSP6 gene encoding dual specificity protein phosphatase 6 isoform X1 produces the protein MIDTLRPVPFASEMAISKTVAWLNEQLELGNERLLLMDCRPQELYESSHIESAINVAIPGIMLRRLQKGNLPVHALFTRGEDRDRFTRRCGTDTVVLYDESSSDWNENTGGESVLGLLLKKLKDEGCRAFYLEGGFSKFQAEFALHCETNLDGSSSSSSPPLPVLGLGGLRISSDSSSDIESDLDRDPNSATDSDGSPLSNSQPSFPVEILPFLYLGCAKDSTNLDVLEEFGIKYILNVTPNLPNLFENAGEFKYKQIPISDHWSQNLSQFFPEAISFIDEARGKKCGVLVHCLAGISRSVTVTVAYLMQKLNLSMNDAYDIVKMKKSNISPNFNFMGQLLDFERTLGLSSPCDNRVPAQQLYFTTPSNQNVYQVDSRQST, from the exons ATGATAGATACGCTCAGACCCGTGCCCTTCGCGTCGGAAATGGCGATCAGCAAGACGGTGGCGTGGCTCAACGAGCAGCTGGAGCTGGGCAACGAGCGGCTGCTGCTGATGGACTGCCGGCCGCAGGAGCTGTACGAGTCGTCACACATCGAGTCAGCCATCAACGTGGCCATCCCGGGCATCATGCTGCGGCGCCTGCAGAAGGGCAACCTGCCCGTGCACGCGCTCTTCACGCGCGGTGAGGACCGGGACCGCTTCACCCGGCGCTGCGGCACCGACACCGTGGTGCTGTACGACGAGAGCAGCAGCGACTGGAACGAGAACACGGGGGGCGAGTCGGTGCTGGGACTGCTGCTAAAGAAGCTCAAGGACGAGGGCTGCCGGGCCTTCTACCTGGAAG GTGGCTTCAGTAAGTTCCAAGCCGAGTTCGCCCTGCACTGCGAGACCAACCTAGACGGCTCGAGTAGCAGCAGCTCGCCGCCGCTGCCAGTGCTGGGGCTCGGGGGCCTGCGGATCAGCTCCGACTCCTCCTCGGACATTGAGTCTGACCTTGACCGAGACCCCAATAGTGCAACGGACTCGGATGGCAGCCCGCTGTCCAACAGCCAGCCTTCTTTCCCGGTGGAGATCTTGCCCTTCCTTTACTTGGGCTGTGCCAAGGACTCCACCAACCTGGACGTGTTGGAGGAGTTTGGCATCAAGTACATCTTGAACGTCACCCCCAATTTGCCGAATCTCTTTGAGAACGCAGGAGAGTTTAAATACAAGCAGATCCCCATCTCGGATCACTGGAGCCAAAACCTGTCCCAGTTTTTCCCTGAGGCCATTTCTTTCATAG ATGAAGCCCGGGGCAAAAAGTGTGGCGTCTTGGTGCATTGCTTGGCCGGCATCAGCCGCTCAGTCACCGTGACCGTGGCTTATCTCATGCAGAAGCTCAATCTGTCCATGAACGATGCTTATGACATCGTCAAGATGAAGAAATCCAACATCTCCCCCAACTTCAACTTCATGGGCCAACTGCTGGACTTCGAGAGGACGCTGGGACTCAGCAGCCCCTGTGACAACCGGGTCCCCGCTCAGCAGCTCTACTTCACCACCCCCTCCAACCAGAATGTCTACCAGGTGGACTCCCGGCAATCCACGTGA
- the DUSP6 gene encoding dual specificity protein phosphatase 6 isoform X2 yields the protein MIDTLRPVPFASEMAISKTVAWLNEQLELGNERLLLMDCRPQELYESSHIESAINVAIPGIMLRRLQKGNLPVHALFTRGEDRDRFTRRCGTDTVVLYDESSSDWNENTGGESVLGLLLKKLKDEGCRAFYLEDEARGKKCGVLVHCLAGISRSVTVTVAYLMQKLNLSMNDAYDIVKMKKSNISPNFNFMGQLLDFERTLGLSSPCDNRVPAQQLYFTTPSNQNVYQVDSRQST from the exons ATGATAGATACGCTCAGACCCGTGCCCTTCGCGTCGGAAATGGCGATCAGCAAGACGGTGGCGTGGCTCAACGAGCAGCTGGAGCTGGGCAACGAGCGGCTGCTGCTGATGGACTGCCGGCCGCAGGAGCTGTACGAGTCGTCACACATCGAGTCAGCCATCAACGTGGCCATCCCGGGCATCATGCTGCGGCGCCTGCAGAAGGGCAACCTGCCCGTGCACGCGCTCTTCACGCGCGGTGAGGACCGGGACCGCTTCACCCGGCGCTGCGGCACCGACACCGTGGTGCTGTACGACGAGAGCAGCAGCGACTGGAACGAGAACACGGGGGGCGAGTCGGTGCTGGGACTGCTGCTAAAGAAGCTCAAGGACGAGGGCTGCCGGGCCTTCTACCTGGAAG ATGAAGCCCGGGGCAAAAAGTGTGGCGTCTTGGTGCATTGCTTGGCCGGCATCAGCCGCTCAGTCACCGTGACCGTGGCTTATCTCATGCAGAAGCTCAATCTGTCCATGAACGATGCTTATGACATCGTCAAGATGAAGAAATCCAACATCTCCCCCAACTTCAACTTCATGGGCCAACTGCTGGACTTCGAGAGGACGCTGGGACTCAGCAGCCCCTGTGACAACCGGGTCCCCGCTCAGCAGCTCTACTTCACCACCCCCTCCAACCAGAATGTCTACCAGGTGGACTCCCGGCAATCCACGTGA